From the Papaver somniferum cultivar HN1 chromosome 2, ASM357369v1, whole genome shotgun sequence genome, the window CAATGTGAAGAACTTGGTGCGCCATGGGGAGGCCAGGACACATGCGTCTTCCAGATCCAAACGGTATATATTGAAAATGTTGTCCGCGGTAATCCGTAGTATTTCCTAAGAAACGTTCTGGATAGAACGAGAGTGGATTATCCCATAAAGCTGGATCCCTTCCAATACCCCAAACATTAACCAATACTGCTGTGCCCTTAGGTATGATATACCCCATGAATTCTGTGTCTTCAACAGTAGTGCGTGGTAGTAGGAAAGGAGCGGCCGGATGCAATCTCAGTGTTTCTTTAATCACTTTCGTCGATCTTTCTATGATAACCAACAACTTGGCCAATCTCGTCTTTGGCCTTCCTCATTACCTCAGGATTGCGAACAACTTCTGACATTACCCACTCTATGGAATTGATTAGTGAATCGGTTCCACCAATAAAAATTTCCTACATAAAATTAAAAAAGTTTATTAGCAATGGTATACAAGATTTGAGCAATAGTGGTACGATCCACCCTGAGTTTGCATACCGTTATAAACCAGTTAATGTGTCTGTCAGACAGTTTCCTTGGTTCATCTTTGCCATTGCCTTCGAAGTCGATCAACAAATCCCAATAATCCTTCTCCTCCTTGTTATTGCGGATAGCATCCGTTATCCTTCGCTCCTTTGCAAAGCCATCAACAATGTCTGCACATGCGTTGACTGCATTCATCGTCCGGTTGGCCAAATTCTGTGGGTCTAAATTTCGTAACCATGGAAAGAAATCAGCTATATTAGGCATTGTAGATAACACTCCAATCTTCTCAAGCAGTTGATAGAGTTCATTCCCAGTTGCAGATTCAAGATCCATAACATCcctagaaaagaagagatttcctAATAAATTAGCAAAGGCAACCAAAGTTAAGTGTTTTATTTCAACACTTCTACCTTCCTTCTCTTCCACCAGTATCCATTGTTTTATCTGATCAACAAATTTTCTTCGTTTGCCTAAAGTGTTCTTCATTGTCGTACGAGAGAAAAAAGTTGCGTATAGTCGCCTATTATTCGCCAAATTGGTCCATGTGGAGACCATGGAGTCCCATGATTATCTTCATTTGATGGTTGCAGCGCCTGGATTGGATGACGATTGATAAAAGCCTGATCATGACTTTTGAATAACTCCAGAGCAGCATCTGCAGAAGCAATAACTAGCGTATTTACAGCGCCCATACGTATCATGAAAACTGGTCCATATCTTTTTTGAAGTTCTGCTAATCTTTTGTGTGGCGCCTTATAGTGATAGCCTAAATCTAAGAGGTTTCCGATCAATGGCCAACTTGGAGGACCCGGTGCTAACCGCCTTGGGTGGGTTTTAATTTTCCAGCTAAGAAAACTGTGGGGGAGTAGGAGTAACAGCGGAGCTGCGCTGAAAGGGAAATTGCTGTCCAGACAAAAATATAATTTGTGGAGATGGGATCTTTCATTCTGCAGGATTGATTTCAGCATGGACAACTAATTCTTTGCTCTTGAGGCAAAATTATATAGCAGATCCTAACGCGTACCAAGTACTCAAATGACAATATGCAGGCGCAATAAATTAATGTAAGGATACAGGACAAGTCCTTTATATAGACTAGGACTACTCAAGACTAAAACGATAGAAATGGTTTCTATTGATTATTAGGGATATAACAAGTCTTTTATATAGATTAGGACTACTCAAGACTAAAACAGTAGAACAGAAAATAACAGGAGGTGAAGTACGGCAGACTGTAACAGAAAACAGTTCTGCTAAACAGCTCTAAAATGACGCACTGCATGACGTAAAACTTGTACGGATAAACCTGTACAGATGACTAGTCTAACAACCCCCGCAAACTAAGCTTTCACATAAGGCATTAGTTTGGCTTTAAAAGTAGTGAACTGAACCTTGGACAATCTTTTTGTAAATAAGTCAGCCACTTGACTCAAAGTATGAATGTAAGAGACCCTTGAAAAATCAGACTtgactaagagcaaccacagtcatgagacggaccaaataccaaaagccagactaaaagctaaaaaaatttggtattctgggtgttcaagcgTAATGGGGGACGAACAAAATTTGGTGAACCGTAACTTATACGAACGCTTGGTGCGAGACGGAACTTATACTCACGTTTCTTGACCGAGCGTCTTTATAATATGCGTCTGAACGAAACGGAGGTATTACGTGCGCCTGATTGAGGCGCAGGTATAGTTCACGCCTAACATGGGACGGcgatggaaagtgcgtctactGGGACGGAGATGTTATGTGCGTCTGATACATACGGAGATAGAAAGTGCGTATGACTCGGGCAGACATAGAAGGTGCGTCTGGGTagccaaagaaaaaaatcaaaaatgtccGTGAGAAGTAAATGATTTGAGCACTGCACATTCGTTTCTTGCTTCCTCCTCAAAGAGggtagtttatgatgttgatatggaTGGGGGGCGTAActgcttagagcaaccacagctaTGGTGAAAGAGGAAGTTAACTGGGTGCATATAATCAACGAAAATTAAAACTGGTATCAGGCGCACACTATTCTTCTGCACATCTCATACGTAACTTAAAGTTGCGTTTCATCCAGACGCACATATAATCAACGCCCATCTCATACGTAACTTAAAGTTACGTTTCATCCAGACGCACAATAAAACTATGCCTGATATTGAGCGGATGTATTAGATGCGTTTGAAGGGGCGGAGTTTATACATGCGCCTGACTCATACGGTGTTTATATGCTCGCCTGATTGCATTCGGTGATTAAACTTACGCCTGGTTTCATACGCTcctaatacttccgtcccactatatcttCTTTAGTCTGGACagacgaccacatttggtctcaaaccctaaatttggcgaccaaatttgggtttactcctcaCCACTGCGGCATTCTCTAGGACCACATttgggtttagtacccaaatttggtcgtgactgtggttgctctaagtcTCGAAATCATATGGTAATCCACCTTAATATGTTTCGTACAAGCATGAAAGATCGTATTAGCCGTGAGATTTCCTGCACTCATGTTATCACAATATAACGTATATGGCAGAGATAAGTGAACATATAAATCTTCAAAGAGATAAGAGAGCCATAAAATTTCAGCAGCTGCATTAGCCAGACCTCTATATTCTGTCTCAGTAGAAGAGCGCGAGACAGTCTTTTGTTTCTTGGAGGACCAAGAAACTAAATTGCCACAATGCCACCAATGAATACACAATAACCAGAAGTGGATTTGCATGTATCTGGGCAGCCAGTCCAATCACTATCACAGAAAGCAGTAAGCTCAGTACAATTACCAGCACCAAGTGTAATACATTGACCCAAATAACTTTTTATATAACGCAAAATCCTCTTGGCTAACTGAAGGTGAATGTCAGTAGGATAGTGCATGAACTGACTGACATAGTTAAGTGCAAAACTGATGTCAGGATGAGTGAGAgtcaaatactgaagatcattaaCAAGGCTTCTAGAAAGAGTAGCATCAGGAAGAGGAACACCATCTGGAATAGAAGCTCTTGGACCCTGAGTGACAAGAGTTCTACAAGGTTTACAACCCATCATATCATGCTTTTTCAAGAGATCCAGTGAGTACTTATTCTGAGTCAAAGGAGCTTCTTGTAAGGAACATCAAAAGTGGGCTcaatacccaaaaaatgatgAAGAGAACCCAAGTATTTCATTACAAATTCAGTCTTCAGAGAAGTAATGAATAAAGAAAGTAAAGAATCAAAAGAACCAACCAGAATAATACCATCTACGTAAACCAGTAGAATCATTCTCTCTCCATTACTGTGAAATATGAACATAGAAGTATCACATACAGAATTTTGAAAGATAAATTTGAGAAGAAAACCACTGAACCTATCAAACCAAGCTCTCGGTGCTTGCTTAAGACCATAACGAGAATTTCGTAGAAGACAAACATGATTAGGATGATGAGGATCAACAAATCCAGGTGGTTGCTCCATATAGACTTTCTCAGTTAGATTGCCATGTAGAAAGGCATTATTCACATCTAATTGTCTAATACTCCAGTTATGGGATAGAGCAAGACTTAAAACATATCTAATAGTAGCTGCTTTTACCACAAGACTAAAAGTTTCATAAAAGTAAATGCCATCAACTTGATGATAGCCTTTGGCAACTAGTCTAGCTTTCTGTCTCTCAACAATGTCATATTCCTTTAACTTAGTCTTGAACACCCACTTACACCCAAGTACATTCATATAAGGATCATAAGGCACATGTCTCCAAGTATCATTTTTTTGAAGAGCCCCATATTCATTATGTATAGCTTCTTTAAAAGTTTTTGGTTCAGCAACTGATTGAGTGGTACTGAGAAGAGCACTTGGAACTGGATGTTTAAGAAAACTATTATTGGCTACAAAATCTTTAGATAAAAGTTTAGgaacatgaaaacctgatttggatcTGGTTTGTATCccagaagaagatgataaaacaTTTGATGCAGAATTAGGTGACTGAGATACATGAGATGTAGTACTAGAAGACTCAGTGGATGATGGCAGTGTAGAAACCTCAGTATGTGATGGCAGTTGAGCAGGTAAAGTATCATGAGTAGAGACATGTTGAGGAGGAAATATATCTGAGGAAGGAAGTGAACTGCCAAAAGGAAACTTGGTTTCATCAAAGACAATATTAGTTGTAACATAAATTCTGAGAGATTTGAGATCCATATATGAATCTATATGGTGCAGATTTTGGACTAAGTTTGTCTTTCTTGTAAGGAACCAAATTTGGATAGCAGAGACATCCAAAAACTTTAAAGATAGAGTAAGCTGGCTTGCAGTTGTATAACCTTTCATAAGGAGACTTATAATCCAATACTTTACTTGGAAGTCTGTTGATGAGAAAAGTAGCTGCTAGAAAAGAACCAAACCAGAATTTCTTTGGCAAAGAAGCATTAAAAGCCAGTGTATTTCCCATTTCAGTGATATGTCTGTGCTTTCTCTCTGCAGAACCACTTTGTTGATGTAAGTAAGGACAAAAGATTCTTAATGCAATGCTACATGAATCAATGAATTCTCTAAAAGGACCTTTTGTCAACTCCAAAGAACCATCACATTGAAAATGTTTGATTTTTACATCAAATAAGTTCTCAACAAGAGACTTGAACATTTTAATGCAACTGAGACTATCTGCTCTATTCTTCATAGGATATATCCAACTGAACTTGGTACAATCATTAACAAACAAGATATAATATATGAATCCAAGATGAGATTGAACAGGTGCAGGGCCCCAAATATCACAGTGAACTAACAAAAAAGAAGAGCTAGAGACTGAACCAGTAGACTGAAATGATAAGCATTTATTTTTTTCCTAATTGACAAGAACCACAAACTGAATTAATTAGATGACCAGGTAGCTTGATATCCTCAGCAGCAACAAGCTTTTGTAAAATCTTCTGAGCAGGATGGCCTAACCTTGAATGCCACAAAGTTGAAGATGCCACAATAGCAAAAAAGGTAGCATTTGAAGAATTGGTACATGGAATTATAAGGTAGAGAAAATTTTGAACTTTTTCTTTAGCCAGAGTAAGATTGTTCTTCAGAGACTTTATTTCATATCCCCATGGATAAAAGATAAATGCACAATGATTATCCAGAGTGAATTGAGCCACAAAAAGTAAattatgttgaagatgaggaaTATAAAGAACTTTATGTAAATCAAAGTTTTTTGTTGAAGTAGATAAAATAGTAGAACCTGTAAGAGAGATAGGAAGAATCTTACCATCCCCAACCATAACCTTCTCTTAGCCAGAGTATAGAGCAAAAGGATTCAGCAATGTAGAATCATTTGTCATGTGACTAGATGCACCAGAATCAGGAATCTATATGGTACCAGAAGAACTATGTTCCCAGTATCCACCAACTTCAAATGAAGGAGAACCAACCTGATAGTAGCCACCAAGTATTGTGATCACTACTGCTGCCTGCATTTAAATCGAGACCTAGAAAGGCTTTCTGCATATGAGGTCCACTATTCTTGGAAGGAACATATCTGAATCTACATCTATTATCAAGATGACCAACTTTATGACATATTTGACAAGTAATTTCATCCAAAACTTGTTTTTGAGCAGGATTGAAACAACTTTCTTGAAACCAGATTGTGGTGAGGGAGAAGGTGGTGCTGAGTTGTAATTGAATGAAGAACCATAAGGAAAGAATTGCTGGGGATTTGGTTTTCTAAAAGATGAATTGTAAGGAGAATTTTGTTTCTTAACATAGAAAGTTGAGTTGGTTGGATCAGTAACAAGTGAAGCATAAGATTCAGATTCTTGTTCTTTTGGAAATTGCTCATGACTAATCAATTTTGATCTCAACTCTGAGAAAGGAAGAAGAGGTTCCCTATTTTGCACATTGACCACAAAATGAATATAGTATTTGCATAATCCTTTAAGAGCATACATTGCCAGATCTGCATCTGGAATAGGTTCTCCAATCTCAGCTAGAAAATCAGCAATTGTCTTAATTTAATGTAAAAACTCACTGATTGTAGAAGAACCTTTCTTAATTGAGTGAAGATGAGATCTAAGCATTGATTTTCGAGCAAAAAATTGTTCACTAAATAGTTTTTCTAGATGTAACCACTTCTCCCTTGCTGAAATGTTGCCAAGTAATTCTGAAGATAAAGATTATTAAGTAGTAGCATTGATGCAGGAACCAACAAATTTATCTATATGTAACCAATCAAGATAGTGTGGATTTGGTATATGAGTGATGTTGATTAAGATCGTAGGTAACTCtggaggaatagatccatcaacaaaaccaaaaagGTTTATACATATCAAGATAGAAGACATCTGATCTTTCCACACCAAAAAACTTTAAGCACCAAGTTTTGCAGAAACAAAGATTGAAATATTCTGAAAAGGAATTGTAAATCTACTTTGAAAACTGAAAGTATTATAAAACTGAGAAGAATACTATGATGGAAGAAAAATAAACGGTGGAAGATGTtgaggatgatgttgttgttggtgttgtgtTTGATTTCGTAACAGCGGTACAGAGGTATGATGTGGAAACTGAATAGGTGTATGTTGTagatgatgaaggtggtggtgttTGATGATGTTATTTAATGGTAGTGGAGGTGGTTGAGATGAAAAAGGTTATTGTGATTGTTGTGAAGATATTAATGGTGGAAAGAATTGTGAATTGTTGATCAATAGGTTGTTGTGAACagtggaaatagaagaagaagaaacttgattTCGGATGGTTCTCACCATTATTGAAGAAAGAAGTTGCAGGTTTAATGGTGGTTTGAAGTTAGGGTAAAAAAAGTAGGATCGGAGGAAGTCAAAATTCCCCTttggtatctgataccatgtaaGAAATGGTTTCTACTGATTATTAGATTTATTAACAAAGATACAAGACAAGTCCTTTATATAGACTAGGACTACTCAAGAGTAAAACAATAGAACAGAAAATAACAGGAGGTGAACTACGGCAGACTGTAACAAAAAACAATTCTGTTAAATAGCTGTAAAATGCCGCACTGCATGACGTAAAACTTGCACGGATAAACCTGTACGGATATGACTAGTCTAACAAATGCATTAAAGTTGTATGACTCGGTCTTAACTAATAGTTGGTCTGGCCCGATGGAAACCTTTGGATAAAGAGGGGAAAAAAAGATATGACATGGGATTTGATTTTGAGGGGAAGCTTTTTGTATAAGAACAAAACACCATGGGTCCATACCTAAACTAGAGTGTGTATGAGATAGATAAAGATTATTTTATAAATCATGTATGAAACTTTAATCATATGGTAATTCTAATTAAAACCATATGGGCGGTTCGAAACTTCGAATGAAAATGGAAATTTCTGTAGATCATATATGAATTTTTAACCTAAAAGGATTATTTTGTTTTCGGAAAATATAGGAAGATTGTTTCTAAATGTGGTAGTTAATGTCAAACTTTAAAGTAGTTCTTTAGTTTGTGGAATAAGGATGAAGGTAGTTTGCCAGTAACCATTTTATACGCGATTATAGTAAATTTCAAGGTATCACAAAGTTAATTCACTTTATCGAAAAATTTGCCGGGGTGAGTGACTCCATTGGCCCGACTATCGATTTACTACTGCATaagtttacaattttttttttttgatcagcaaAGGTAACATTCATTTTGAAAAAGCTTACTAGAAATAAGAAAAAGATTACAATCCAAAAAGCATGAGAAGAGAATTAACTAGAGATATTTAGCAAGCTACGACAACATAATGGTggaaaaaaattaatctaaaatattaatggaATACTATTATCGAAATGATAAGTTGAGTGCAAAAGCTAGAGTTTCTTccagataaaaaataaaaaaaatcaaacacaaCCTTGTATTTTGTTCCATCTATTCTAGTCCTCCAATCTCCTCCACAAACCCTCTAAGATTTCTATCGGAAGAACCTCCTTTTTTAACAGCTTCCTTAGGCAACTCCTTCCACTTTCTAGCGTTTCTTTTCATTTCTTCATTTCCCATTACCATTTTTACACACCTAACTACTTCTTCTCTGTCAACAATCTTTGTCTCTTCATTTTTCCGCATTCTTACTCCTATTTTCCATACATCTTCGATTAACTTCGCAGTCGTTCCTTGTTCGCTCCATTGTGGAAAACCTGTAAGTGGCACTCCTCCTACTAAACTTTCTAACGTCGAGTTCCATCCACAGTGTGTTATAAAACAACCAATTGATGGGTGCATAAGTACTTCCACTTGTGAACACCAAGATATTATCTTCCCTTGTTCACTTCCTTCTCTTCTAATCCGACTAAAgaaattttcttcttctgctgtgttcttttttccttcttgttttgATTTCAGTTCGCGACAGACCCATAAAAATGGAAAGCCACATTCGGTTAACCCACGAAAAATTTCCTCCATCTGTTGATGCTCAAAACCGAAACACTTCCAAATGAAACATAAATAacggattcttcttctttagattGTAGCCAATCTTTATAGTCGTCAGTTGTAGTAACACTGACTAAATCCCCACCAAATGACTTGTCCAAAAGATGTTGACCATCTAAGAAAGCTGAAGGAATCAACGGACCTATTCCAATCAAATTAATCTTATTGACATCAACTGCTCTAAGTGCATCTAATTCAAGTTCATCAAATGTGTTGACAAGTACTTTAATTGGTTTACTTTCTCCCTCAAAAACTTCAAACTGTTTTCCGAAAAGATGGAGTATAGAGGTATCAAGATTTGTAGGGAGGAAAAATGTAGGAATGTCTTTGCAAGTAAGAAGTGGCAAATTAGGTAAGTCTATGGGATATGAAGGATCACTGTTGTTGTTAGAGATAACTTCTTTATAACCATTGTAGTAGAAATAGTAGATATCGAAGACCGTAGCTGGTTGGATCCAAAGAAGAAATGATGGGATTTGCAAATCACATGCAACTTCAGCAACCCAAGGAACTACGATGGCGTATATTATGCAAGTGACACTTCCGCTTCCTTCATTAGCACGCGATGATTGAATGAGTTCGCGTAAAGCTAGTGAACCACCGCATTCAATCTCAGATATGAAATGGTTAACGTCATCTAAGCCAGGTTTGAAGCCGTCATCATAACCATCTGAGAAATGTGCATATGTTAAGCCGTGAATCTTTGAGGCGTTAGgattactgctgctgctgctttctaaCATTCGCTTGTGAGCCGATAAGGTAGTGAAATAGGTAACACGAGCACCAGTGCGGATGAGACGTTTCGCAAATTGAAGTGTAGGGTTAAGATGGCCTTGTAACGGGAAAGAAATGACAATAAAATGGTTTTGATTTTGTGAACCCATAATTTACGAGGAGCGTGAGTactgttcttttgttttgttattgGCAGTTTAAGAGGAAAGTTATGAATGTATATAGTCTTTGGGGTTTGTGTTTTGGATTTTGATCTGGATTGGCAGCGAGCTGTTAGATTGTTTCTTATCAGTATGGATTGGAATTATAATTGATGTattgagaaagaagaaaaataaaggaattgGTATATTATGTGCTGGCGTAAAAAAAATTCTGTCACTTTCGCCCGTATCACACGGATGGGACCTGTATCACCCGAATAATTATGGTCACAATCAATTGTTGCTGttgtaagagcatctccaacgttTTCTCGAGGCTTTTCTTACGCGAGGTAGAAAGAAAACATCCTTTGTTTATTTGTATTGAAACTTCCTTTTGTTTTTTGGAAGGCCAAAAATGAGGTTAAGGAAAACTCAAACCACAACATAAAAACACTGCAGTAAaatttcgataaattaatagtttTAGGAtcgaaaaaaattattattttaacgaaattattaatttattaagttAAAATTTGGCTTATACAAGTCTAGGCGGActagaaaattttattattttaatgaaataattaatttattaaGGATTAGTTTATCGAAGTTCTATAATACGAAAGGCCCAAAAGACTATCTCCAATATGCTTTACCACTATTATCTTCATGCAAAATAGGACTAAACTGGTTGGGTAATAATTCCCTAATTCATCTCCCGGTTCTAAAGATGAGGCCGCATTCTAAACACACTATAATGCGCTCTTAATGTTTTTGTTTTCACAAAGTAATAGGGTTAAGTGGCATGCCCCAACATCAACCCCAAAATTGTGAAAATGCCCTGGACGTTAGGGAAGAGATTATCCCAAAAACCTTATCAAAGTGCCCCATTCCGTTACTTGTacccaaaattttgggtttccttttttgctATTTgtacccattttttttttgtaggcactaaacacgattgtTTGGTGTTAATGATGTGAATAAGGCTTAGAAAatgatacaaaaataaatgatgtcgataagaatttaacgtggttcgacaagtTGCACCTGCATCCATTGATAGAATCCCGTTGGAAGAGATTTTATTAATATGATGATTATAATTACTATATACGGTTAGTTAACTTATAAATTTTTTacttttgagttggattttgaCCTCTATTTACAGGTAAATACTAAATCTTGTTGTAGTTATCCCAAATAACCATCTAGATTTGTGTTTATCCAAAATAATAATCTAAATTTGTACGTATCTTTGAAGGTTCATGTCTATCTTCCCGAAAGATCCTTGTATATCTTCCCCAGATTTGAATC encodes:
- the LOC113351435 gene encoding cytochrome P450 76A1-like, coding for MGYIIPKGTAVLVNVWGIGRDPALWDNPLSFYPERFLGNTTDYRGQHFQYIPFGSGRRMCPGLPMAHQVLHIVVGSLLQSFDWTLENGVTPESMDMNEKLEMSLQKSTPLRLIPRASGLAA
- the LOC113351436 gene encoding cytochrome P450 76A2-like; translated protein: MGAVNTLVIASADAALELFKSHDQAFINRHPIQALQPSNEDNHGTPWDVMDLESATGNELYQLLEKIGVLSTMPNIADFFPWLRNLDPQNLANRTMNAVNACADIVDGFAKERRITDAIRNNKEEKDYWDLLIDFEGNGKDEPRKLSDRHINWFITEIFIGGTDSLINSIEWVMSEVVRNPEVMRKAKDEIGQVVGYHRKIDESD